The DNA region CCGCCGAAGCTCTCGTCGATAAGCACGACGGCATCGCCGGGGGCGACGCGTGAATTGCCAGGAAGCCTGGTCAGAACGGAATACGTCTCGGCGAGTGCGTGGCCGCTGACACTCAGTGCGCGACCACGCGCCCACTCAGCGACGGCGTCGTGGTGCTGGTGGGAAGCTACCAGCAGTGGCACCGCGACACTCGTGTCCACCGACACTGGTGGATCGGTCACCGGTGAATCGGTCACCGCCGACCTGAGTCGATCAGCGCGTACATCAGATCGTCGGTGACCTCCACGTCGCCGCGCGCCACGAGCCGACCGTCTGGCTCCCGCTCCAATCGGGCCGTCCGCCCGCCAGGTGTCACCTGCACACCGGTCCCGTACGGCGAGATGTCAACCTTGGTGCCGGGCGTCAGGCCGAGCGCGTCACGAAGATGCTTGGGAAGCACGATGCGTCCCCCGGAGTCGATGATGGCCTCCATGGGAACAGGCTACCAGCGAGATCCCAGCGGCTCCCGGTCGCTGGCGAGGCGATCCGCTAGCGGCCCGCCTCGTAGTCGGCGAGCAGGTCGATCCGGCGCTGATGTCGGGCGTCCCCGCTGAAGGCCGTCTCCAGGAACAGCTCGATGAATCCGGTCGCCTCTTCCGGGGTGTGCATCCGGCCTCCGACCGAGATCACGTTGGCGTCGTTGTGCAACCGGCCGAGCTTGGCGGTCTCTTCGCTCCAGGCCAGCGCGCAGCGCACGCCGTCGACCTTGTTGGCTGCGATCGCCTCGCCGTTGCCCGAGCCGCCGATCACGATGCCGAGCGAGCCG from Microlunatus phosphovorus NM-1 includes:
- a CDS encoding AbrB/MazE/SpoVT family DNA-binding domain-containing protein, with the translated sequence MEAIIDSGGRIVLPKHLRDALGLTPGTKVDISPYGTGVQVTPGGRTARLEREPDGRLVARGDVEVTDDLMYALIDSGRR
- a CDS encoding ribose-5-phosphate isomerase; translation: MRVHIGTDHAGFELKQHLVSELTAKGYEVVDHGPAEYDPEDDYPVYCLPAAQAVVDDPGSLGIVIGGSGNGEAIAANKVDGVRCALAWSEETAKLGRLHNDANVISVGGRMHTPEEATGFIELFLETAFSGDARHQRRIDLLADYEAGR
- a CDS encoding type II toxin-antitoxin system VapC family toxin, whose protein sequence is MTDPPVSVDTSVAVPLLVASHQHHDAVAEWARGRALSVSGHALAETYSVLTRLPGNSRVAPGDAVVLIDESFGGVLVLSADAAQTVHRELSGSGIAGGATYDGLMALAAREHGATLATRDARARATYEALGVAVEVVVT